In Thermovirga sp., the genomic stretch CCTTGCCGACAAGGTCGTTTCCGGTGACAGGGTGGTGGGCCTGGAGCAAAAACGGGAGGAAATGGAGAAAAAATTCGCGGCCGATCCCGCCGCCCTCGAGCCAGCCCGAAGGAGGCTCCAGAGGGCCTTCGAAATAGGAAGGACCATCGAAAACACTTCAGGCGAAAACCTTCAGCACCTGCTTAAGACCCGGTATTGATGACCGCGGGGTCAATTTTCCCAGTCCCTTTTAGGTTTTCGATGGGGTAACGAATCCCCGGCTTCCACCAAGACATTTACCTCCTCCGGAACCCCTGGCACCATCCTGAGCCGCCTTGCTGTCCTGTCCGGAGTATCCTCATAGGGTTCGGTCACAGCCAGCGTCACATTGAGCGCCTCCGGAACATCTCCTTCACCGTAACGAAGGGATGCCTGGAAATCCTCCACCCAGGGCATTCGCCAAAGAGAGTCCGCCACATCGTAAAACCTGAGCGGGGCGCCTTGTGCCCCTTTACGGGGAAGACGTCCCAGGATCTCAACCCGTTTCAGCGGTGACCCGCAAGGACATGGGCCGGGAAGGATCCTGCCTTCGTCCCCGGTACGGTAGCGTATCAACGGGAATGAAAGCCGCCGGAGCATGGTGATTACAATTTCACCCCACTCCCCTTCAGGGAGAGATCTCCCCCCGGAGTCGATAATTTCCACCAGAATATCGAACTCCCTTACATGACATCCCTGCCTGGCCAAGCATTCAACGGCGCACCCCCAGCCGGATTCAGTGAGACCGTAGTGATTGAAGGATGCGCACTTCCATCTTTCCTCTATCCTTTCCCTGATGGAGGGCGTAGCCATGTCCGCGCTGAGCAAGACAAACTCGGGACTATGCAGGGTCCTCCCAGCCACGAGGACCAACTGTCCCGGAAGCCCGACGATCACAGCCGGTTGGTGTTCATCGATCCACGCTGCCGCAACCCGGGGGTCGTGGATCAGTCCAAAGACAAGAGTTCCACAGCCCAGGCGCCCCAACGCCGATCGGAGAGTCCATCCAATGCTGTCGGGAGCGGGTCCCTCCATGAAAACGGCGACAACGCTCCCCGGCAGTGTGAAGGTGGACATCCCGTACAGGAAAAAATCCTCTGTGGCTTTCAGATCCTCGTCGGTGAAAAACAGCCTTTTGGCTGCCACTGTCCCCGATGTGCCGATCGTTACAATCCGCCTAATCTCC encodes the following:
- a CDS encoding phenylacetate--CoA ligase family protein translates to MSLSISPLDSWVADLLAREYPHRGYEISADRIRSRKQIETAQAALISKLLSHAVSHSPFYKKRFERFEKAPFTELPFTLPSDLTASESRFITVSQSEIRRIVTIGTSGTVAAKRLFFTDEDLKATEDFFLYGMSTFTLPGSVVAVFMEGPAPDSIGWTLRSALGRLGCGTLVFGLIHDPRVAAAWIDEHQPAVIVGLPGQLVLVAGRTLHSPEFVLLSADMATPSIRERIEERWKCASFNHYGLTESGWGCAVECLARQGCHVREFDILVEIIDSGGRSLPEGEWGEIVITMLRRLSFPLIRYRTGDEGRILPGPCPCGSPLKRVEILGRLPRKGAQGAPLRFYDVADSLWRMPWVEDFQASLRYGEGDVPEALNVTLAVTEPYEDTPDRTARRLRMVPGVPEEVNVLVEAGDSLPHRKPKRDWEN